The proteins below come from a single Oncorhynchus tshawytscha isolate Ot180627B linkage group LG22, Otsh_v2.0, whole genome shotgun sequence genomic window:
- the LOC112233906 gene encoding natriuretic peptides A-like, protein MESSMVRTAVSWGLLLLLCQQTLVAAHVLGRPYPESDLAQLKNLLERFEETLAAVATADDPAVDYEGPNPEPEHSKASPEWDRAPEAPQRLSDVRELAADESYSRAQSQRSRLQDLLMATRSKAVSGCFGARMDRIGTSSGLGCSPKRRS, encoded by the exons ATGGAATCAAGCATGGTGAGGACTGCCGTCTCATGGGGACTTCTGCTCCTGCTTTGTCAACAGACGCTGGTGGCGGCCCATGTGTTGGGCAGACCATACCCTGAGAGCGACTTGGCCCAATTGAAG AATCTACTGGAGCGATTCGAGGAGACCTTGGCTGCAGTGGCCACAGCAGATGACCCTGCAGTGGACTACGAGGGCCCCAACCCAGAGCCTGAACACAGTAAGGCTAGCCCAGAGTGGGACAGGGCCCCAGAGGCCCCACAGAGGCTCTCAGACGTCCGGGAGCTAGCTGCAGACGAGAGCTACAGCAGGGCCCAGAGTCAAAGGAGCCGGCTGCAGGACCTGCTCATGGCCACCAGGAGTAAAGCTGTGTCTGGGTGCTTCGGAGCCAGGATGGACCGCATCGGGACCTCGAGCGGTTTAGGCTGCAGTCCTAAAAGACGTAGCTAG